One part of the Pannonibacter sp. XCT-53 genome encodes these proteins:
- a CDS encoding methyl-accepting chemotaxis protein, translating into MFFGKSKIELNFEAISRSMAIIEFKPDGTILHANENFLQVMGYRLDEIVGRHHRIFVDPEEAEMPAYRQFWDSLARGQSSSHDFLRFRKTGEAVWIEASYNPVFAADGTVSSVIKVASDITAAKLRYLNDAAKIDAINRSNAVIEFKPDGTILTANDVFLKAMGYTLAEIQGRHHSIFVTPQERASPAYARFWQELAAGSFRAGEFQRIGKGGRDVHIVATYNPVFDPKGNVLKIIKIASDQTDQIVKRMEGERLNSELLVVAEQLDQTTDQVSSVRRASEGASANVQMVAAAAEELVASIAEISRQVSQASMISENAATEAEQSRAIMDGLAVNSQRIGEVLELIETIANQTNLLALNATIEAARAGEAGKGFAVVAAEVKNLASQTARATEDIAAQISSVQLSADRAGAAIQSILATIQNIRSISSTIAAAVEEQSAVTQDISGNMHSASSAVAGITDAIGGIATTAHQVAAATQQIRKRASALI; encoded by the coding sequence ATGTTCTTCGGAAAGTCGAAAATTGAACTGAACTTCGAGGCGATCTCGCGATCCATGGCGATCATCGAGTTCAAGCCGGACGGCACCATCCTTCATGCCAACGAGAATTTTCTCCAGGTGATGGGATACCGCCTTGACGAAATCGTCGGCCGCCATCACCGCATCTTCGTCGACCCGGAGGAGGCCGAGATGCCGGCCTACCGCCAGTTCTGGGACAGTCTGGCGCGGGGGCAGTCCTCGTCACATGACTTCCTGCGCTTTCGCAAGACCGGCGAGGCGGTGTGGATCGAGGCCAGCTACAATCCGGTCTTTGCCGCCGACGGCACCGTCAGCAGCGTGATCAAGGTCGCCAGCGACATCACGGCTGCCAAGCTGCGCTACCTCAACGATGCTGCCAAGATCGACGCGATCAACCGCTCCAATGCGGTCATCGAGTTCAAGCCCGACGGCACCATCCTGACGGCGAATGACGTCTTCCTCAAGGCCATGGGCTACACGCTGGCGGAGATCCAGGGCCGGCACCACAGCATCTTCGTGACGCCGCAGGAGCGGGCCTCGCCCGCCTATGCCCGCTTCTGGCAGGAGCTGGCCGCCGGCAGCTTCAGGGCCGGAGAGTTCCAGCGGATCGGCAAGGGCGGTCGCGACGTCCACATCGTGGCGACCTACAACCCGGTGTTCGATCCGAAGGGCAACGTGCTCAAGATCATCAAGATCGCCTCCGACCAGACGGACCAGATCGTCAAGCGGATGGAGGGCGAGCGGCTCAACAGCGAGCTTCTGGTCGTCGCCGAGCAGCTCGACCAGACCACCGATCAGGTCAGCAGCGTCCGGCGGGCCTCCGAGGGGGCCAGCGCCAACGTGCAGATGGTGGCTGCAGCCGCCGAGGAGCTGGTCGCCTCGATTGCCGAGATCAGCCGCCAGGTCAGCCAGGCGAGCATGATCTCGGAAAACGCGGCCACGGAAGCCGAGCAGTCGCGGGCGATCATGGACGGCCTTGCGGTGAACTCGCAGCGGATCGGCGAGGTGCTGGAGCTGATCGAGACGATCGCCAACCAGACCAACCTGCTGGCGCTCAACGCCACCATCGAGGCCGCACGGGCCGGCGAGGCCGGCAAGGGCTTTGCCGTGGTCGCCGCCGAGGTGAAGAACCTTGCCTCGCAGACGGCCAGGGCCACCGAGGACATCGCCGCCCAGATCAGCTCGGTGCAGCTGTCGGCTGACCGGGCCGGCGCAGCCATCCAGTCGATCCTCGCCACGATCCAGAACATCCGCTCGATCTCCTCGACCATCGCGGCCGCCGTCGAGGAACAGTCGGCGGTGACGCAGGACATCTCGGGCAACATGCACTCCGCCTCGAGCGCCGTCGCCGGGATCACGGATGCGATCGGCGGCATCGCGACAACGGCCCACCAGGTTGCCGCAGCCACGCAGCAGATCCGCAAGCGGGCCTCGGCCCTCATCTGA
- a CDS encoding methyl-accepting chemotaxis protein, whose product MFNKVSIQAKVISLVGAMALLSVSSAFILDKEILQTAGEYHEALTGPAVGTVAMARSGRHAAWTSRSVLKAILATDERDFGAAVADIETGRQRFEAEISRALAAMPDRAAQIQPIKAAYDAVMSQGCAQTIAAARSGDQATGYGTFNQSCGPQLLDVMTDIGTFVDGIVAENTALTNRLKASAETTANWTLWSVLASTLVLATLALWLVRAGIVAPIARLNQSMAGMARGDLDEPVDGQDRGDEVGSMARTAETFRLGLVEARRLRLAAEETERAAAAKLAEERRQIADRFERTMGALSTAFVQSAREMDQAARQLSETAEETSRQAQVVAGAAEEAATNVQTVAAATEEMTASVREINTQVTRAAHVASDASTAAAQTQAEINALSTAAQQIGDVVNLINDIASQTNLLALNATIEAARAGEAGKGFAVVAQEVKQLATQTTRATEDIGRKVLDIQTATQRSVDSIGKIVGTISDIRDISGHVAAAVEQQGAATSEIAGNTARASEGTHQVTENIFGVGRAAEMTGDASGQLKSLSANLSDQASLLKREVEGFLGSLRAA is encoded by the coding sequence ATGTTCAACAAGGTGTCCATCCAGGCCAAGGTGATCTCTCTCGTGGGGGCGATGGCCTTGCTGTCCGTGTCCAGCGCATTCATCCTCGACAAGGAGATCCTGCAGACAGCGGGCGAGTATCATGAGGCCCTGACGGGGCCTGCGGTCGGAACGGTGGCAATGGCCCGCTCCGGCCGGCATGCGGCCTGGACCTCCCGGTCCGTGCTGAAGGCGATTCTGGCGACCGACGAGCGTGACTTCGGCGCTGCTGTCGCCGACATCGAGACCGGCCGGCAGCGCTTCGAGGCCGAGATCAGCCGAGCCCTGGCAGCCATGCCGGACCGTGCGGCACAGATCCAGCCGATCAAGGCGGCCTATGACGCCGTCATGAGCCAGGGGTGCGCGCAGACCATCGCCGCGGCGCGCAGCGGCGACCAGGCCACGGGCTACGGCACCTTCAACCAGTCCTGCGGCCCCCAGCTCCTCGACGTCATGACCGACATCGGCACCTTCGTGGACGGTATTGTCGCCGAAAACACGGCGCTGACCAACCGGCTGAAGGCCAGTGCGGAAACAACGGCCAACTGGACGCTCTGGAGTGTTCTTGCCTCGACGCTGGTGCTCGCCACCCTTGCGCTCTGGCTGGTCCGGGCCGGCATTGTCGCGCCGATCGCGCGGCTCAACCAGTCGATGGCCGGCATGGCGCGCGGTGACCTCGATGAGCCCGTGGACGGTCAGGACCGTGGCGACGAGGTCGGCAGCATGGCGCGGACCGCCGAGACCTTCCGTCTTGGCCTCGTGGAAGCCCGGCGACTGCGTCTCGCGGCCGAGGAAACCGAGCGGGCCGCAGCGGCCAAGCTTGCCGAGGAACGCCGGCAGATTGCCGACCGGTTCGAGCGCACCATGGGCGCCCTGTCGACGGCCTTCGTGCAGTCGGCCCGCGAAATGGACCAGGCCGCCCGACAGCTCTCGGAAACGGCCGAGGAGACCTCGCGCCAGGCCCAGGTCGTCGCCGGTGCCGCCGAGGAGGCCGCCACCAACGTGCAGACGGTGGCCGCCGCAACGGAGGAAATGACGGCCTCCGTGCGCGAGATCAACACCCAGGTCACCCGCGCGGCCCACGTCGCCTCCGATGCCTCCACCGCCGCCGCCCAGACCCAGGCAGAGATCAACGCGCTTTCCACCGCCGCCCAGCAGATCGGCGATGTGGTCAACCTGATCAACGACATCGCCTCGCAGACCAACCTGCTGGCCCTCAACGCCACCATCGAGGCCGCGCGCGCCGGAGAGGCCGGCAAGGGCTTTGCCGTCGTGGCCCAGGAGGTGAAGCAGCTCGCCACCCAGACCACCCGCGCCACCGAGGACATCGGCCGCAAGGTGCTCGACATCCAGACCGCCACCCAGCGGTCGGTGGACTCGATCGGCAAGATCGTCGGCACCATTTCCGACATCCGCGACATCTCCGGCCATGTGGCAGCCGCCGTCGAGCAGCAGGGGGCAGCCACCTCCGAGATCGCCGGCAACACGGCCCGCGCCTCGGAAGGCACCCATCAGGTGACGGAGAACATCTTCGGCGTCGGCCGGGCTGCCGAAATGACCGGCGACGCGTCCGGCCAGCTCAAGTCGCTGTCGGCCAACCTGTCGGACCAGGCCAGCCTGCTGAAGCGGGAGGTCGAGGGCTTCCTGGGCTCGCTCCGGGCCGCCTGA
- a CDS encoding ABC transporter ATP-binding protein yields the protein MNRISLRGIRKSYPGGPVVLDDISLDIGAGEFVVIVGPSGCGKSTLLRLIAGLERCEAGDIVLNGRRANDVAPQDRDIAMIFQNYALYPHMSVRENIAFGLELRGMARAERNRRAEEVAALLQLTPWLDRKPGALSGGQRQRVAMGRAMARQSSIFLMDEPLSNLDSALRVAMRAEIRELHQTLGATTILVTHDQTEALSLADRVAVLKDGVLQQFDTPAAIYDRPQNRFVAGFLGTPAMNFVQASALAEAEAIGGSTVTVGLRPDTLTLHRAQPVGPALPARIMVREMAGAELVLHCDTPAGRLTLVTPRHALPEAEATGGAPVWIGYDLDRALLFETPTGRRIDRPVPAA from the coding sequence ATGAACCGCATCAGCCTCAGGGGGATCCGCAAGTCCTATCCGGGCGGGCCGGTGGTGCTGGATGATATCTCGCTCGACATCGGGGCTGGCGAGTTCGTCGTCATCGTCGGCCCGTCGGGCTGCGGCAAGTCCACCCTGCTGCGCCTGATTGCCGGGCTCGAGCGCTGCGAGGCCGGCGATATCGTTCTCAACGGTCGGCGGGCCAATGATGTGGCGCCGCAGGACCGCGACATCGCCATGATCTTCCAGAACTATGCGCTCTATCCGCACATGAGCGTGCGCGAGAACATCGCCTTCGGTCTGGAGCTGCGCGGCATGGCGCGGGCGGAGCGCAACAGGCGTGCCGAGGAGGTCGCGGCCCTGCTGCAGCTGACGCCCTGGCTCGACCGCAAGCCGGGCGCCCTCTCCGGCGGCCAGCGCCAGCGCGTGGCGATGGGCCGGGCCATGGCGCGGCAAAGCTCGATCTTCCTCATGGACGAGCCGCTCTCCAACCTCGACAGCGCGCTGCGCGTGGCCATGCGCGCCGAGATCCGGGAGCTGCACCAGACCCTTGGCGCCACGACGATCCTCGTCACCCATGACCAGACCGAGGCCCTGTCGCTGGCTGACCGGGTGGCCGTGCTGAAGGACGGCGTGCTGCAGCAGTTCGATACGCCGGCGGCGATCTATGACCGGCCGCAGAACCGGTTCGTCGCCGGCTTCCTCGGGACACCGGCCATGAACTTCGTCCAGGCCTCGGCGCTGGCGGAGGCGGAGGCGATTGGGGGCAGCACCGTGACCGTCGGGCTGCGACCGGACACGCTGACCCTGCACCGCGCGCAGCCGGTCGGACCTGCCCTGCCGGCCCGGATCATGGTCCGGGAAATGGCCGGCGCCGAGCTGGTCCTGCACTGCGACACGCCGGCCGGTCGCCTCACCCTCGTCACCCCGCGCCACGCCTTGCCGGAGGCGGAGGCCACCGGCGGCGCGCCGGTCTGGATCGGCTATGATCTTGACCGGGCCCTGCTGTTCGAGACCCCCACGGGACGCCGGATCGACCGGCCGGTCCCGGCTGCCTGA
- a CDS encoding cytochrome ubiquinol oxidase subunit I, whose translation MELNVVDLSRLQFAMTALYHFLFVPLTLGLSVLLAIMETVYVMTGREVWKRMVKFWGTLFGINFVLGVSTGLTMEFQFGMNWSYFSQYVGDVFGAPLAIEGLMAFFLEATFVGLFFFGWDRMSRRGHLAATWAMAMGTNFSALWILIANGWMQHPVGAAFNIDTMRMEVTSFFDVLFNPVAQAKFVHTVSAGYVTASLFVLGISAWYMLKGRHLDIARRSMAVAAAFGFASALSVVVLGDESGYEANLNQKMKLATIEGMWETEPAPAAFNVIAIPDQAKRENLFAIEVPYVMGLIATRSLDTVIPGIKDLVEQSKERIRSGAIAWQALQDIRGGTDTPELRALFKAHAADLGYGYLLMPYTDRPTEATEAQIDEAAWSTVPNVWPMFYAFRIMVACGLFFIVLTAVFFYLTSAGRLEEVRQKHRWLLHVAVWSIPLPWIACEMGWFVAEYGRQPWIIESLLPTSAAASSLSVAEVLMTMAGFIALYSVLLVIEVKLMLKAIAKGPEDLPQPEPGLARRPVAIAAE comes from the coding sequence ATGGAACTCAATGTGGTGGATCTGTCGCGACTGCAGTTCGCGATGACCGCTCTCTATCATTTTCTCTTCGTGCCCCTGACACTTGGCCTGTCGGTGCTGCTGGCGATCATGGAAACGGTCTATGTGATGACCGGCCGTGAGGTCTGGAAGCGCATGGTCAAGTTCTGGGGCACGCTGTTCGGCATCAACTTCGTGCTCGGCGTCTCCACCGGCCTGACGATGGAATTCCAGTTCGGCATGAACTGGAGCTATTTCAGCCAGTATGTCGGCGATGTATTCGGCGCGCCGCTGGCCATCGAGGGGCTGATGGCCTTCTTCCTCGAGGCGACCTTCGTCGGCCTGTTCTTCTTCGGCTGGGACCGGATGAGCCGGCGCGGCCATCTGGCGGCGACCTGGGCGATGGCGATGGGCACCAACTTCTCCGCCCTGTGGATCCTGATCGCCAACGGCTGGATGCAGCATCCGGTCGGCGCCGCGTTCAACATCGACACGATGCGGATGGAAGTGACGAGCTTCTTCGACGTGCTCTTCAACCCGGTTGCGCAGGCGAAGTTCGTGCACACGGTCTCGGCCGGCTATGTCACGGCCTCGCTGTTCGTGCTCGGGATCTCGGCCTGGTACATGCTGAAAGGCCGCCATCTCGACATCGCCCGCCGCTCCATGGCCGTGGCTGCCGCCTTCGGCTTTGCCTCGGCGCTGTCGGTTGTCGTCCTTGGTGACGAAAGCGGCTACGAGGCGAACCTGAACCAGAAGATGAAGCTCGCCACCATCGAAGGGATGTGGGAGACCGAACCGGCCCCGGCCGCCTTCAACGTGATCGCCATTCCCGATCAGGCGAAGCGCGAGAACCTCTTCGCCATCGAGGTGCCCTATGTCATGGGGCTGATCGCCACCCGCTCGCTCGATACGGTGATCCCGGGCATCAAGGATCTGGTGGAGCAGTCCAAGGAGCGCATCCGCTCCGGCGCCATCGCCTGGCAGGCGCTGCAGGACATCCGCGGCGGCACCGACACGCCGGAGCTGCGCGCCCTGTTCAAGGCCCACGCGGCCGACCTCGGCTATGGCTACCTGCTCATGCCCTACACCGACCGCCCGACCGAGGCGACCGAGGCGCAGATCGACGAGGCCGCCTGGTCGACGGTGCCCAATGTCTGGCCGATGTTCTACGCCTTCCGCATCATGGTGGCCTGCGGCCTCTTCTTCATCGTGCTGACGGCGGTGTTCTTCTACCTGACCTCCGCCGGGCGGCTGGAGGAGGTGCGGCAGAAGCACCGCTGGCTGCTGCATGTGGCCGTCTGGTCGATCCCGCTGCCGTGGATCGCCTGCGAGATGGGCTGGTTCGTCGCCGAATACGGCCGCCAGCCCTGGATCATCGAGAGCCTGCTGCCGACCTCGGCCGCCGCCTCCAGCCTGAGCGTCGCCGAGGTGCTCATGACCATGGCCGGCTTCATTGCGCTCTACAGCGTCCTGCTCGTGATCGAGGTGAAGCTGATGCTCAAGGCCATTGCCAAGGGCCCGGAAGACCTGCCCCAGCCCGAGCCCGGACTTGCCCGGCGCCCGGTCGCCATCGCCGCGGAGTAA
- a CDS encoding hemolysin family protein — protein sequence MALELLIVVLLTLLNGLLAMSELAVVSSRPARLKVAAEAGSRGAATALRLQEDPGRFLSSVQIGITLVGVLSGAFSGATLGERLSAFLLAQGFSDAVADGLGVGLVVVAITYLSLIIGELVPKQVALRNPEAVAARVAPLMLLISRVAAPLVFLLDVSGKAVLSLLGQRGESDEKVTEEEVKTIIAEAESAGVLETAERDMIAGVMRFADRTARALMTPRREVEILDLSDTHEALRAQIRDTKRTRLPVQDGEADDIIGAVRVRDIIEAYAENDTPDLRALVRPAPVVIDSARALDVLKALRNATLHMALVFDEYGHFEGVVSSGDILETITGEFQDEYAEDEPPYVQRADGSWLVSGWMQVDEAADKLGLPIDKDPDFETVAGLVLSELNHLPEVGEVFDYRGWRIEVVDLDGRRIDKLLVSRLAA from the coding sequence ATGGCTCTCGAACTTCTCATCGTCGTCCTTCTCACGCTCCTGAACGGCCTGCTGGCCATGTCGGAACTGGCCGTCGTCTCCTCCCGTCCCGCGCGGCTCAAGGTCGCCGCCGAGGCCGGCTCCCGGGGGGCAGCCACCGCCCTCAGGCTGCAGGAGGACCCGGGCCGCTTCCTGTCCTCGGTCCAGATCGGGATCACGCTGGTCGGCGTGCTGTCAGGTGCGTTTTCGGGCGCGACCCTCGGCGAGCGCCTGTCGGCCTTCCTGCTGGCCCAGGGCTTCAGCGATGCGGTTGCCGATGGCCTCGGCGTCGGTCTGGTGGTCGTGGCCATCACCTACCTGTCGCTGATCATCGGCGAACTGGTGCCCAAGCAGGTGGCGCTGCGCAACCCGGAAGCTGTGGCTGCGCGGGTCGCCCCGCTGATGCTCCTGATCTCGCGGGTGGCAGCCCCCCTCGTCTTCCTGCTCGACGTGTCGGGCAAGGCGGTCCTCTCCCTGCTCGGCCAGCGCGGCGAGAGCGACGAGAAGGTCACCGAGGAGGAAGTCAAGACGATCATCGCCGAGGCGGAAAGCGCGGGCGTGCTGGAAACGGCCGAGCGCGACATGATCGCCGGCGTCATGCGCTTTGCCGACCGCACGGCCCGCGCCCTGATGACGCCGCGCCGCGAGGTCGAGATCCTTGACCTGTCGGACACGCACGAGGCCCTCAGGGCCCAGATCCGCGACACCAAGCGCACCCGCCTGCCCGTCCAGGACGGGGAGGCAGACGACATCATCGGCGCCGTCCGCGTCCGCGACATCATCGAGGCCTATGCCGAGAATGACACGCCGGACCTGCGGGCGCTGGTCCGTCCGGCCCCGGTCGTCATCGACAGTGCCCGCGCGCTCGACGTGCTCAAGGCGCTGCGCAACGCCACGCTGCACATGGCGCTGGTCTTCGACGAGTACGGCCATTTCGAGGGCGTGGTGTCCTCCGGCGACATCCTGGAAACGATCACCGGCGAGTTCCAGGACGAGTATGCCGAGGACGAGCCGCCCTACGTGCAGCGTGCCGACGGATCGTGGCTGGTGTCCGGCTGGATGCAGGTGGACGAGGCCGCCGACAAGCTCGGCCTGCCGATCGACAAGGATCCGGACTTCGAGACCGTCGCGGGGCTGGTGCTGAGCGAGCTCAACCACCTGCCCGAAGTGGGCGAGGTTTTCGACTACCGCGGCTGGCGCATCGAGGTGGTCGACCTCGACGGCCGCCGCATCGACAAGCTGCTGGTCAGCCGGCTTGCGGCCTGA
- the cydX gene encoding cytochrome bd-I oxidase subunit CydX, translating into MWYFAWILGMPLACCLAILNAMWLEMREDDARPDRR; encoded by the coding sequence ATGTGGTACTTCGCCTGGATCCTCGGCATGCCGCTGGCCTGCTGCCTCGCCATCCTGAACGCCATGTGGCTGGAAATGCGCGAGGACGACGCACGACCTGACCGCCGCTGA
- the cydB gene encoding cytochrome d ubiquinol oxidase subunit II, with translation MILHELIDYSVLKLIWWALLGVLLIGFAVTDGFDMGVGALLPVVAETDAERRVAIASVAPTWEGNQVWLILGGGAIFAAWPPLYAVSFSGFYLAMFVALSALILRPVAFKYRDKKPDPVWRARWDWALFTGSFVPALVFGVAVGNTLTGVPFTLERDLRITYEGSFFGLFTPFALLCGVLSVAMLVMHGGAWLGLRTEGEVARRGRRAGSLAAVAVIVLFALGGLALSSGLVEGYRITTALDPEMQANPLAKTAVREAGAWLVNYSIHPWLVVFPALGFIGALGALIGLNTRREALTFLASKLSVVGIISTVGVSMFPFILPSSIQPGASLTVWDSSSSHATLFNMLVVTAIFLPMILAYTAFVYRVLWGKVSVESVTRDGTHY, from the coding sequence ATGATCCTGCACGAACTCATCGACTATTCCGTGCTCAAGCTGATCTGGTGGGCGCTGCTCGGCGTGCTGCTCATCGGCTTTGCCGTCACCGACGGCTTCGACATGGGCGTCGGCGCGCTGCTGCCCGTGGTGGCCGAAACCGATGCGGAGCGCCGCGTCGCCATCGCCTCCGTTGCCCCGACCTGGGAAGGCAACCAGGTCTGGCTGATCCTCGGCGGCGGGGCCATCTTCGCCGCCTGGCCGCCGCTCTACGCGGTGAGCTTCTCCGGCTTCTATCTGGCGATGTTCGTCGCGCTGTCGGCGCTGATCCTGCGCCCGGTCGCCTTCAAGTACCGGGACAAGAAGCCGGATCCGGTCTGGCGCGCGCGCTGGGACTGGGCCCTGTTCACCGGATCCTTCGTGCCGGCCCTGGTGTTCGGCGTCGCGGTCGGCAACACGCTGACGGGTGTGCCCTTCACGCTCGAACGGGACCTGCGGATCACCTACGAGGGCTCCTTCTTCGGCCTGTTCACGCCCTTTGCCCTGCTGTGCGGCGTCCTCTCCGTCGCCATGCTGGTGATGCATGGCGGGGCCTGGCTCGGCCTGCGCACCGAGGGGGAGGTGGCCCGCCGGGGCCGCCGCGCCGGCAGCCTCGCGGCTGTCGCCGTCATTGTCCTGTTCGCGCTCGGCGGACTGGCGCTGTCATCGGGCCTTGTCGAGGGATACCGGATCACCACGGCCCTCGATCCGGAGATGCAGGCGAACCCGCTCGCCAAGACCGCCGTCCGCGAGGCGGGCGCCTGGCTGGTCAACTACAGCATCCACCCCTGGCTGGTCGTGTTCCCCGCCCTCGGCTTCATCGGTGCGCTGGGCGCCCTGATCGGCCTCAACACCCGGCGCGAGGCCCTGACCTTCCTGGCCTCGAAGCTGTCGGTCGTCGGCATCATCTCGACGGTCGGCGTCTCGATGTTTCCCTTCATCCTGCCCAGCTCGATCCAGCCGGGCGCCAGCCTGACCGTGTGGGATTCGTCCTCCAGTCACGCCACCCTGTTCAACATGCTGGTGGTGACGGCGATCTTCCTGCCGATGATCCTGGCCTACACCGCCTTCGTCTACCGGGTGCTCTGGGGCAAGGTCAGCGTGGAAAGCGTGACCCGCGATGGCACGCATTACTGA
- a CDS encoding MurR/RpiR family transcriptional regulator codes for MQDPASTDPVTQALGDLISRHAGRLTDADTRLLDVLVQDPVRAAMENGKDVSFRAGVHPASAVRLARRLGFKGYPEFKSFLQASLIEGGTDFESPAARMAARLVRAEEGGLLASLIDSEIAALNLVRSHVSDQDIRAFSSTLAGARRVHVFGRGHSAALSALIALRLNRSGYDTVDLGSQMHQLPEALERLAPGDVLWLLAFRRASPLVNDLSRLAGARGVSVLALTDLQGIRIDPAPRHQIAVSRGQPGESQSLVVPMTIANAVILDLAAIDDGRSIRALNGFRSFRSASGLPPALL; via the coding sequence ATGCAGGATCCCGCGTCCACCGACCCCGTCACCCAGGCGCTCGGCGACCTGATCAGCCGCCATGCCGGACGTCTCACCGACGCCGACACCCGCCTGCTCGACGTGCTCGTGCAGGACCCGGTGCGCGCGGCGATGGAAAACGGCAAGGACGTGTCCTTCCGCGCCGGCGTGCATCCGGCCTCGGCCGTGCGCCTCGCCCGCCGTCTGGGCTTCAAGGGCTATCCCGAATTCAAGAGCTTCCTGCAGGCAAGCCTGATCGAGGGGGGCACCGATTTTGAAAGCCCGGCCGCGCGCATGGCCGCCCGCCTCGTGCGGGCGGAGGAAGGCGGACTGCTGGCCTCCCTGATCGACAGCGAGATCGCCGCCCTCAACCTTGTCCGCAGCCACGTGTCCGACCAGGACATCCGCGCCTTCTCCTCGACGCTCGCCGGAGCCCGGCGGGTGCATGTCTTCGGCCGGGGCCACTCGGCAGCCCTGTCGGCGCTGATCGCGCTGCGGCTCAACCGGTCGGGCTACGACACCGTCGATCTGGGCAGCCAGATGCATCAGCTGCCGGAGGCGCTCGAGCGGCTTGCGCCGGGGGACGTGCTGTGGCTTCTCGCCTTCCGCCGCGCCTCGCCGCTGGTCAACGACCTCAGCCGCCTCGCCGGCGCGCGCGGCGTGAGCGTCCTGGCGCTCACCGACCTGCAAGGCATCCGCATCGACCCGGCGCCCCGGCACCAGATCGCCGTGTCGCGCGGGCAGCCGGGCGAGTCCCAGTCGCTGGTGGTGCCCATGACCATCGCCAATGCGGTGATCCTCGATCTTGCCGCCATCGACGACGGGCGCTCGATCCGGGCGCTGAACGGCTTCCGCAGCTTTCGCAGCGCAAGTGGCCTGCCGCCTGCGCTGCTCTAG